The segment CTcctatgtactttttcctctccaaCCTCTCCTTCCTGGATCTCTGCATCACTACCAGTTTTGTCCCCCAGATGCTGGTCAATCTCTGGGGCCCAAAGAAGACCATCAGCTTCCTTGGCTGCTCTGTCCAGCTCTTCACCTTCCTGTTCCTGGGGACCACAGAGTGCATCCTCCTGACAGTGATGGCCTTTGACCGCTACGTGGCTGTCTGCCAGCCCCTCCACTATCCTGTCATCATCCACTCCCGCCTGTGTTGGCAGCTGGCATCTGTGGCCTGGGTAATGGGTCTGGTCCAATCAGTAGTCCAGACACCACCCACCCTCAGCCTGCCCTTCTGCCCCCACCGGCAGATAGATGACTTTGTATGTGAGGTCCCTTCTCTAATTCGACTCTCTTGTGGAGACACCAGCTTTAATGAGATCCAGTTAGCTGTGTCCAGTGTCGTCTTCCTGGTCATGCCACTCACCCTCATTCTTATCTCTTATGGTGCCATTGCACAGGCAGTGCTGAGGATTAACTCTGCCATAGCATGGAGAAAGGCTTCTGGGACCTGCTCCTCCCATCTCCTTGTGGTCACTCTCTTCTATAGCTTAGTCATTTCTGTCTACCTCCAGCCCAAAAATCCCTATGCTCAGAAGAGGGGCAAGTTCTTTGGTCTCTTCTATGCAGTGGGCACTCCTTCACTTAACCCTCTCATATACACCCTGAGGAACAAGGAGGTCAAGAGGGCGTTCAGGAGGTTGCTGGGGAAGGACAGGGACTCCAGAGAGAGCCGAGGGAGAGCTGCTTGATGTGCTTTCACACTGAGAGAAGGTTCTTCAAGCTTTCATGCACAAGTTTGAGCTCCCTAGTCCACTGCATTTCCCTACACCCATCTAAGCCACTACAATAGGTcacagtgtgtatgtgtgtgtgtgtgtgtgtgtgtgtgtgtaagagagagaaagagagacaggcacacagaaacagagagactAAGACTCAGGTAAGAGGAGGTAAGTATCTAATTTACAGCTGACATTCAAAAACAGTATTATAACTGATAATTTTCAGTATTTAATCtccatatgtatattttcttttccattctgtttTTAACTATCTTAACCTCTATAATAGATTCTCCAACTCCACTATGCTCTTTTCTGGTTATATAATCTCTCTCCAACTGGCCACATGATCACtacctc is part of the Equus caballus isolate H_3958 breed thoroughbred chromosome 20, TB-T2T, whole genome shotgun sequence genome and harbors:
- the OR2H1F gene encoding olfactory receptor family 2 subfamily H member 1F (The RefSeq protein has 3 substitutions compared to this genomic sequence), whose amino-acid sequence is MVNQSSPVGFLLLGFSEYPGLERILFIIVLISYLLTLVGNTLIILLSVLDPRLHSPMYFFLSNLSFLDLCITTSFVPQMLVNLWGPKKTISFLGCSVQLFTFLFLGTTECILLTVMAFDRYVAVCQPLHYPVIIHSRLCWQLASVAWVMGLVQSVVQTPPTLSLPFCPHRQIDDFVCEVPSLIRLSCGDTSFNEIQLAVSSVVFLVMPLTLILISYGAIAQAVLRINSAIAWRKASGTCSSHLLVVTLFYSLVISVYLQPKNPYAQKRGKFFGLFYAVGTPSLNPLIYTLRNKEVKRAFRRLLGKDGVSRESRGRAA